One segment of Sesamum indicum cultivar Zhongzhi No. 13 linkage group LG4, S_indicum_v1.0, whole genome shotgun sequence DNA contains the following:
- the LOC105160160 gene encoding probable protein S-acyltransferase 7 — translation MFSPPLPRHHISHSNKRQIIVDDGPPLRLYQVWKGRNKFIFGGRFIFGPDVRSLFLTLSLILAPVILFWVFVAKGLINAFPHGPGLLVVVLSVIFTAYIIILLLLTSGGDPGIIPRNPHPPEIEDCDISSLSTDWAGSQSSATGLPLTKNVTINGIVVKVKYCQTCMLYRPPRCSHCSICNNCVERFDHHCPWVGQCIGKRNYRYFFMFVSSTTLLCVYVLVLCLLNVKSVMDKNNCSVWRAVEKSPISGILIIYTFVVCWFVGGLTTFHLYLISTNQTTYENFRYQYDRKMNPYNLGFVRNFKEVFCAKIPSSRNNFRAIAKIDSYASIDVSSYLGQTISSEMPNRAFDTETGGKRQTVDADEFEDIRSQVGSFGGLERCGTQRHDWDQRSNWDIMPCDIGNEPCVKHREKINVEH, via the exons ATGTTTTCGCCTCCCCTACCTCGCCACCACATTTCCCACTCTAACAAGCGGCAAATTATTGTTGATGATGGCCCTCCACTACGCTTATATCAAGTTTGGAAAGGAAGAAAT AAATTTATCTTTGGTGGCAGATTCATATTTGGTCCAGATGTCAGGTCTCTTTTCCTCACGTTGTCCCTAATCCTTGCTCCAGTAATCTTGTTCTGGGTGTTTGTTGCCAAAGGCCTTATTAATGCATTTCCCCATGGACCGGGCCTTCTTGTCGTAGTTCTCTCTGTTATATTCACTGCATAT ATCATCATTCTTTTGCTTCTCACGTCTGGAGGAGATCCTGGTATTATTCCCAGAAATCCTCACCCTCCTGAGATTGAAGACTGTGATATCTCAAGCTTATCAACAGATTGGGCTGGCAGTCAGAGTAGTGCTACTGGTTTACCGCTGACGAAAAATGTAACAATAAATGGGATAGTTGTGAAGGTTAAATATTGCCAGACATGCATGTTGTACCGGCCACCAAGATGCTCCCATTGCTCAATATGTAACAACTGCGTTGAGCGTTTCGATCACCATTGCCCATGGGTAGGGCAATGCATTGGAAAG AGGAATTACAGGTACTTTTTCATGTTTGTGTCCTCCACAACCCTGCTATGCGTGTATGTTCTAGTTTTATGCTTGCTAAACGTCAAGAGTGTAATGGACAAGAACAACTGTAGTGTCTGGAGGGCTGTCGAAAAATCACCTATTTCAGGAATTCTCATCATATATACTTTCGTGGTCTGTTGGTTCGTCGGAGGCCTCACCACATTTCACCTGTACTTGATCTCGACAAACCAG ACGACGTATGAGAATTTCCGATATCAATATGATCGCAAGATGAATCCTTATAACCTTGGATTCGTTCGTAATTTCAAGGAAGTATTCTGCGCTAAGATCCCCAGTTCCCGGAATAACTTCCGGGCAATTGCTAAAATTGATTCATATGCTAGCATTGATGTGTCATCGTACTTGGGCCAAACGATAAGTAGTGAGATGCCAAACAGGGCCTTTGATACGGAGACAGGTGGGAAACGTCAAACTGTTGACGCTGATGAGTTTGAGGATATAAGGAGCCAAGTCGGGAGTTTTGGTGGGTTGGAGAGATGCGGCACCCAAAGACACGATTGGGATCAGAGAAGCAATTGGGACATAATGCCCTGTGATATTGGAAATGAACCATGCGTAAAGCATAGGGAGAAGATCAATGTTGAACACTGA